Genomic window (Nymphaea colorata isolate Beijing-Zhang1983 chromosome 1, ASM883128v2, whole genome shotgun sequence):
tttttgtcactattttgaaatatgaaagaaCAACTAAGTCACACGGGTATGGGTTTGAGTACATGTACAGAGACATGGGCACAGGCACGGCAACTTTAGGAAACGCGGGTATGGGAGTATGGCTGGGTATACATATGTTTATATGAAAGGTACCACAAAAggttcaaaatgaaaataacatttaagtaaacaagtaatataaataaaaataatacatgCTAATTACCGATAACTTgtaaaaacagaatgaaaactaAGTTAGAAACAAGCTAAATCAGgtaaaacaagcagtttggaTCAATTTCGATCCAAAAAGTACTCAGTTGTGTCTGGGGCCCTTTTTGCCATGTCGGTACGACAACACGGGTATGGGGACCTTATTAAGGTACCTGTATGACATAGAAGAACAAACACTACTATCAAAAGCAATGATGCCATGCTCTCACATGTGATCACCTTATCTGTGGGAAACTACAAAGTTGACGGCATGACTCTTGACTTAATTAAATCTATTGTATCCATCTCCTTATACCTGCAGAAACCATGTATCCTCTACACAATGTTTAGTATTGGTGAAAACAAGATCAGCAGATACCTTTGTAATTAAAAGTGCTAGGCTGTGTTACTCCAAAAAGGCCTATGCAGCACCTAGGCAGAAAAACATTATGTGGAAGGACAATGACATGGAAGAatgggaagaaggagaagaaaaaggaaaagaagcaagCTTTGTGAGttcaaaaaaagtaaaagtaaaagaaaaaaataggagtttttttattttttattttacattagTGCTCAGGTGGCCCAGCTTAGTTGAATAGATGGGCGCCTAGACGTGCTTTGGCTGCTAACGGCAGATACGTGAAGTGGGAGGCCTTTCAGTAAGCAGCAAATTAGTCTTCCTTCTTGATCTGCAATAGACTCCAAACTcagaaaatatgattttgtgTTTTGGACTAAGTTAAAAGTTCTTTTGGACTAGATTAAAGGGAAAATAGGATTTACATGCTTATTTTTTCTGGACTAAATTAACAACTTGCTTTTAAGCTGGCTGTCGTGACTGGCTTCCTTAGTAGCCACCAGCCATCTCTTGTATATTGAACTAGTGTTGCATGTATTAGTGTTTAATTGCAAGTATTAGTGTTTAGCTATTATGTCTGACAGTACATTATGCTTGTATTGTCCTTCATCGAAGAAAATGTACTTCAATCTGGCCGATTTTTACCACATTTTACCACACTACAAATCAAATATCATTACTAATTATTGGATTAATATGCAGTTCATAATAGACCACGAGTACATTTTTGTTTATGTGGTTTGACAGTATCATTTGCCCTCTTAGTTCTTGTTTGGGTCACATTGCAGGAATGTTTGGTCAAAATCCTATTGGATTTGATAATTAAAGTAGTCATGCTTCTTAGTTTTCTGGTTGTTATTTTCAGTGAAGAGGGGTTCTGGTATATCTGGTTTTTCATTTCTGTAGTTCTGTTGAACTTCCAGTGCATTGCGTGTCTCAGAAGATTTGTGGGTGTCCTGCAAATAAATCCTTTAAGGAAATAAGTCATACTTTCCATTTTGTCTGGTAGGCACTGTTGACGAAAATGTTGGCTGGTGCATAATTTGATGCTTCATTGAGTTTATGTCTTAATATGAATGTCAGATTGACCATATGTGACCACAGTTTGTGGATCAAAATGTGGAAACTGGAAACTTACATAGAGATTGGCTTTAAACATCGCTTTGCAGCATGCATATTGGTTATTTTCTTGGATGGCTTGTTGCATAACCCTTAGTTATTTGTCAATGCATAATTGCATATGTTAATGGATATGGCAGCAGGCTCAAGGATGCAGCAATTTTTATGGAGCTTTACAACATGACTGGTGTATAACAAGGGTGGCAAAGGGGAGTCAAAATGAAGAATCCATAATGATATGAATCCATATTGATATTTCTAAGTACTTGATTATGTCCTAAGAAACGTTTGGAATGACTCATAAAAGACCTATTTAAGATAGAAGTTAGTAGGGAACTGCAACACCGTCGAGTGGTCATTCGGTCTTTAATCAGATTTAGGGTTTGAGGTTTCTTGCTAATGTATGTTCTTCAGTTGCTCTCTTTCTGCATGCATAGAAAGTAAGATACAGATTTCTGCAATGTTGAGATGCTAAGATATGTATTTGTTCTTAAGAATTTGGGATCCTTATTGCTTTCTATGCTTGTTGGTATAAAAGGGGTAGCCAGGTAGCTAATGTTGCTTTCTAATTCTTCTATCTAGTTTATGACCGGCATTGTGTCAATTCCTAACACCAGCTCATTCCCCTCTCCcctgtgtctgtgtgtatatgTTTGTTATGTTTGTGGAACAAAATGCATGTTTTAGTTTAGTTGGCTAGTAGAATCTTGTTTTCCTTGGTGCtaaacttttttcatatttcacCTGGTTAAATTTCCGCTTCAGTTTGGTCTTTTTAGGCCATTTCCATTTGAAATGTGTCTGTTGTGCTGTTCTACCGATAATGGAGTGAGCTGCGACtgtcattttccctttttttattcttaGCTCTTGATTATTGCGAAGCCATGATGAATAGTATGAACTTCTGATGATGATGGTgggctcttctttttttttttttccttttacagaAAAAGGGAATTGAGCTCACATTAAGTGATGCTTAGCCTGATCTTCGTCGGTTAAATCACACGTGGAGTTATGAAAGCGTTGCATCTTGGTGCTGTTTGATGTCGATGCTGAACTTTGGATCAAGTCGTGGGTAGTTTTTGTAGTCTCAAGTTCTCAACTGCACATCAATTACTTGTGGTTATGAAACCGGAGGCAACGATGCTGTTGATGTATCTTGTTTGGATTAGGTTTTCCTTTGATTCTCAGTTCTAGACCTTTTACAGTTCCATACATGTGCCTGGTTGGTTTCCTGAGTTCGCATTcgtactctctctttctctctctttatatatatatatatatatatatataagctggtATTTCGGGCTCATTTTTTCTACACATTCAACACTAGATGTGGTGCGTTTTAGCATCAATGGCTttcttcaaaaaggaaaaaaaaatatgatgctTATGTAAATAGCCGTTATCAGTTGCTTCACAGGCAACTTGTAGGCCTACAAGACTATAAGAGTGGTGAGGAGGGTTGGGCAGCCCAAGATAAGACGGACTATTGCCTTTTGATGGCAATAGTTAAATCCTGAGTCTTGATATCCTAACTGCTTCCACAAGTTTCCTCCCAGGGGCCtaatgtcttgtttgaaaaggatttttttcaattcatttcttgtttatttgagttgattttaaaattcttcaaatgtgTGGTGGAATGAGTTAAACACTTTCCTTGTTCTGAAGGTATCATTTCAATGCAACGGACGAAGTTTTTCATGTCAAAGTGTCGGTAGTGGTTTGTCAAATCGGCGGCCCTGGACAGCCGATCCCGGTAAACGCCCTCCCATTGACATCATCGCGATGTGCTTGTCGAAAAGTTGAGGTAAACCGTAAGAACCACCTCACTTTCTGATCATGCTCAGGCCAAGCGTGCAACTTGGCTAGTCATTGATCAGCAAAAGTTTGACCCAACTAGGTCGAGGTTAGAAGTGGGAGGTTCCTGCCGTCAAGCCTGTTTGATCCATTTGCCCCCCTAGGTGCCCAAGTATGTGAACATGTAACGTATTTATAGGCTCATTCCATACTTGCAACTTTGCTAGTTTCTGATTCATATGACTCCGAAGCAAGCAGGTACGTTACAGAAGAACCGGACTCGTGCCTACCCAAGTGAGCCAGAAGCTTTTTGTGATCCTCTGTTGTCACCAGGTAGGAGTATGTGGAGAATCAAAAGATTGTCGTGTTGGTCCTCGTGCATATAACCATACCACTTCGTGAAGAGCAAAAAGGGGGATCGTCTGAAAAACGAAAAGCTGGGATATCAAATGCTTTCGCAATAAAAACCTAAACAGGGGAACATGTGAAGTGCCGTCCTTACTCAATTTCACGAGTCACGAACTCGTCTCTGTTGACGTCTTCACATGCAGAAAACATCTTGCAAAAATACCTTCTTCATTTCATAAATCCTGTAAATATGTGAGACGAAAAGAGTGACATGTATAACTTGGCATCATATATGCATCTTTAAAAGCCAATTGGTTTGAAACCATATAGAACACTTTCGCGAATTTGAATGACTATAAattgtgaagaaaaaattatacaaaaagGCATGCAACTAAACAGATCATGCAAAATTGTAAGCGAATTATTAAATGCTACTATTGCTTGCGAAGGCCCCTCGTACCCACTGATTAACACCCAGTTGATGTAGCCGTTTGATCTAGGAATTGATTAATTCGAATtaacaaaagaataagaatGGTCAAGCATTTCAACGGCGGATTTCTTTCAACTCGCATTCCTGAAAGGAGTCCGGCTTCTGATTCCAAACCTTCAGGCTTCAGCCCTCCGTACCAGTTCGTTaccttggcaaactaagatgcaagcatatttttgagCGGATTTGGGCTTGGATCCTCGAATTATAACTCTTTGAACTGCACTTCACGTCTAAACGAAGTCATACGGCGCAAACCTCACCCCTTTATTTGTTTCTTGCCTGAAGACCGGAAACTGAGGATCGGAACGAGTAATATAAAGTGCAAGTTTCcagaaaccaaacaaaaagGTATGAGACCAAGGCGTGCTTGGGAAGACGCCCAAAACTAAATTTAGGAGCCTATGGAAAGATCAGCAAGAGACACGAACCAACGTTAGACAGACAATGTAAGCTGATTCAAAACCTAGCTAGACTATTTCATGAACATATTAACTCCTATAGCAAAACCATATTAAAAGTAAATAGCTCAACAGCCCACAGGAGCAAACTCAATGCCACTCTCAAGTCCCTCGACAACTTATTTTAAATCGACCACAAGAACACACAACGGACTATCTAAATCTGTATCCGTCCATACGCTCATAAATGAAATACTTTGGAGGCTACTagatgaaaatcaatgaaactGAATGAACATGTTCCGAAGCTGCTTCGCATGACACGACAGCCACTTTGTAACTGCGACTACAGAATGTTCATGGTTCCTTCACTTCTGCTGCGACGCATAGAGCTCGTCAGTTGTAAACCAATGAGCCTGCTGTCCGGGTTCACCTGATGATGGGTTACCTTGGATCGGCTCGGAGGAAGACGCCCATGAAGATGGCCTTTGGACTGCTTGGATGAAGTCACCGCCTGAATCAGAGCACCATTTCCAGAAGCCTTGATGAGAGAACTATGGCTTGCTTTCCGGGCAATCTTATGATCAGACCTTGCCCCTCTTTCAAACTGATGCATAGATACAGATCTAGAAGCACGGTCACTAGCTTCCTTTGAAGAGCTCGCCTTTACTGGCTGGCGATTGAGGTAGACCAGCTGCGGAAGGAGGCTCATGAGAGACTTCTTTAGCTGCTCGTCTCCTACATTTTTTTGGGCAGGGTTACCCTCCATGTTAAGCACTTGTAATGAGCTATAATTAGCTGCGAGTTGGCCTAGACATTTTGCTGTTGAAATCTTATTGTAACTGAGATCAAGAATGTTCAGTTTGAGAAGACGGTGAAGGCCTTCCACTTCACTTATCTTGTTCCCAGCTAGATACAGCTCCTTCAAAGATGCACATGAAGCCAAACCTATGCAATAGCAgagaaatattagaaaaaacCAACTTTACCTTAAATAAGAGAAATTTAATGCTTCCATGGATCAGGACTGAGATCacgaaataaaaggaaaaattcctCTTTCTTATCAAGATATGACAGTCAAAGAAGTAATGCTACAattcattatctaatttttaAAGATCATTACTGTAGAATGTAGATAAAATTAGTTATGACATACCACGTCCAATTCGAAATATTCGGTTGTAGCTAAGGTCCAAGACACGCAGGCGTGTCAGCTCACGAAGACCTTCAATCGTGGAGATATAGTTCTTTGATAAGTTCAAAACATGAAGGCCTTTTGGAAGAGCTCCTGCAGCTATGCGCACTAAAACACAAACAAAACCAACAGTCATTACATATAACAAATTGTTGTTCTTTAGATCTAAAGAATACATATCAGTTACTTAAAATACATACCTATTGCATTCCCAGAGAGATTGACGACACGAAGACTATGGAAAATGCTAAGTTGGGGGATCACAGGCAAACCAAAATTTGCCATCTGTGCTGAAGCAGATGAGGTGCCCAATGTGGAGATATAACGATTTGCCACTTGCACCACATGCTGAATTCTACTGTCCAACTTGCCAGAAGATCCACCAGTTTCAGTGGAATCCTCTTTGGCCTCAGGAGAGGCAGTCGAGCATTCCCCAACCTCATCTGAAGAGTTGCAGTTTTCAATATCTATAGTGTTAACCCAGTGTTCAATGCGCTTAAGGTTGAACTCTTCAGAAGACAGTCCATCCCACCAATTTCGTGGATACCTCTTACAATCGTGAGTTTGTGTGTCTTCATTCTCAAGTTTTTCCATATTCTCTGTGCTGATTTCCTGAATGATCATGTCATCCTTGAGAGATGAAGCTGAGCGTCCATCATGCAACTGATTTTGAGCATCAAAGTTCCCGCCATCAGTATGACCTTCAATATGACCAATTACTATGCCAGAATTATCACTTTGAACAGAGTTTGCACAATCTTCAGCTTTTTCTTCAAACATATGCTGGTGTCTTGTCAATGACACTGCATCTGATACATTAGGTAGAGACACATTTCCTGATTTAAGAGAAGCAGGCTGAGAACAATACCCACTATTATCATCAACAAATGCCTGTTCACTTAACTCTAGAGCAAGCAAATCACCATAAGATCTAGAGCGGCTCCCAGCTGGTCTTTGACCTAAAGTAGTTTTTGCTCTTCGTCTATTATCTTCTATATCAGTTGAGTAAGAGGGTCGCATGATAACATTTTTCTCAGATGTGTTGCTTTCATCTACATACACACAACGGTCATCTTGATTTGAGCCCATGTGCATTTTACAGGGTTCAACATTTTGGGCATCCTCATCATGTTGACTGAAGCCAGATAAATCATCCAACACATTCTCACGTTCTTTGTTTTCTGATGATTCTGCAGAGTCATTGTGGTCAATAGTTGAAAAAGTCCTAGGAGGGTTAACCTCATGAATGTTTTCACATGACAGACCTTGATCAATTTCATCTTCTGTATCGCAAACGTCAACAAACCTCCCCTTCCTATCTAGTGCACTGCCCAAAGACTTACTTTTCTTAAGACAAGAAGTATGCAGACGTTTCTTGAGACACAATGCATGCGAACTGTCAACCTTACTAGAATGAATATGTACCGACTCTTCAAAACTACTTCCACTCACAAGCTTTGGATCAGGCGACATAACAGCTGATGCAGTGACAGGCATATGAAAAGAAGATGAGCGAGTAAGCTTTTCTGCATGGCTGCTGGCACATGGATTTTTTGATAACCTTGCATGTGTAGCATCTGAAGTAGGAGAGTGGCTGGAACCCCCTGATACCAATTCTTGAGAATGGTCCTGAGCCTTTTTATGCATGCATTCAGCAGAGTATTGAAATACTTTCTGCAAGATGGGCATGGGATATCCTATTCAGCAAACCATTGTGAAAGACAGTtatagagaaagaagaaagacgCAGTTCAGAAGAATCCTTTGTGGCTGTACCTTTGGCTTATGGCAAGGGATGTGAGCCGGaaagcaagaaaacaaaaccatggTGATCAAAATAGGGCACctgaaacttcaacacatcacCAGCAATGCTACATGAAGATATTCTAATCCAAAAGCAGTACTCTTTTACTAAGCTTTGGAAACTTATAGCTAATCAGCAGAAACCCAAGTTCCTGCTAAAAAGCTTACATATCAGATTTCTCCCAATCTTAGCCGTAATCAACTGATAAGCCTTCCAAAATGCGACATAATCTCCAAATGTGAGAAGACTCTGATCTCCACAGTGAACATAAAATAATTATCACTTCATAATCGCCCCACACCCACCTAGAGGGGCGAGAAAAGTGTTCTTCTGTTATAGCGGCCAGAGTGGAAGGAAGCTTTATCAACTAAAAAGTTCCAATACAGGAAGTTTGGTGTGCGTCCTTGCCTGCAACAAATAAATTTGATACAATAATTTTAGAAGATAAATGATATAACCATTTTGACATAAGCACTTTTGTTTTCGCTTGCAAAAGTAAACTGATATAAGTACCAAATTTGGAAGGAAAGAAAACTGATATAAGAGTAGACTAGTGG
Coding sequences:
- the LOC116259186 gene encoding uncharacterized protein LOC116259186: MVLFSCFPAHIPCHKPKKVFQYSAECMHKKAQDHSQELVSGGSSHSPTSDATHARLSKNPCASSHAEKLTRSSSFHMPVTASAVMSPDPKLVSGSSFEESVHIHSSKVDSSHALCLKKRLHTSCLKKSKSLGSALDRKGRFVDVCDTEDEIDQGLSCENIHEVNPPRTFSTIDHNDSAESSENKERENVLDDLSGFSQHDEDAQNVEPCKMHMGSNQDDRCVYVDESNTSEKNVIMRPSYSTDIEDNRRRAKTTLGQRPAGSRSRSYGDLLALELSEQAFVDDNSGYCSQPASLKSGNVSLPNVSDAVSLTRHQHMFEEKAEDCANSVQSDNSGIVIGHIEGHTDGGNFDAQNQLHDGRSASSLKDDMIIQEISTENMEKLENEDTQTHDCKRYPRNWWDGLSSEEFNLKRIEHWVNTIDIENCNSSDEVGECSTASPEAKEDSTETGGSSGKLDSRIQHVVQVANRYISTLGTSSASAQMANFGLPVIPQLSIFHSLRVVNLSGNAIVRIAAGALPKGLHVLNLSKNYISTIEGLRELTRLRVLDLSYNRIFRIGRGLASCASLKELYLAGNKISEVEGLHRLLKLNILDLSYNKISTAKCLGQLAANYSSLQVLNMEGNPAQKNVGDEQLKKSLMSLLPQLVYLNRQPVKASSSKEASDRASRSVSMHQFERGARSDHKIARKASHSSLIKASGNGALIQAVTSSKQSKGHLHGRLPPSRSKVTHHQVNPDSRLIGLQLTSSMRRSRSEGTMNIL